Proteins from a single region of Phycisphaeraceae bacterium D3-23:
- a CDS encoding response regulator, with amino-acid sequence MLDVLLIEDDARIQAALAARLCAAGLSVRQSYNGLEGVAQVKARVPDVIVLDVRMPGIDGIEVCRQVRMNTRSHKTPVIFLSAETCPRIREAAIETGGNLFLEKPYEPAQLLAAISDVTGVGP; translated from the coding sequence GTGCTTGATGTACTACTCATCGAAGACGACGCCCGCATCCAGGCGGCATTGGCCGCCCGCCTGTGTGCCGCGGGGCTGTCGGTGCGTCAGAGCTATAACGGGCTGGAGGGCGTTGCGCAGGTCAAAGCACGCGTGCCCGACGTGATCGTCCTCGACGTCCGTATGCCGGGCATCGACGGGATCGAGGTCTGCCGGCAGGTGCGTATGAACACGCGTAGTCACAAGACGCCGGTGATCTTCCTCTCCGCCGAAACCTGTCCCCGGATCCGGGAGGCCGCGATCGAGACGGGCGGCAATCTGTTCCTGGAAAAACCGTACGAGCCAGCACAATTACTCGCGGCAATCTCGGACGTGACTGGAGTCGGGCCGTAA